One window of the Labilibaculum sp. genome contains the following:
- a CDS encoding Crp/Fnr family transcriptional regulator, with the protein MAKFSKSDNCKNCLDCNMRIPMLSTLSRPELIELNENRFEVKFKAGETIFKQGTSATHLLILTTGLAKLYVEGVQDKQLIIRIIRPWEIIGQASLYFDNRHHYSIAALDNTTACFIEINAFKKAIQSNPLFAEEFIKNCTQKGIFSFEKMVSLSQKQMHGRIADGLIYLSGKVYEALNFDLHLSRQDVADLTGMSKDSAIRILKEFHNEGIIELDGRKLKILNYGQLERISETG; encoded by the coding sequence ATGGCTAAATTCTCAAAATCGGATAATTGCAAAAATTGCCTTGATTGCAATATGCGCATCCCGATGTTAAGTACTCTTTCCCGCCCGGAACTAATTGAATTGAATGAAAACAGGTTTGAAGTAAAGTTTAAGGCTGGAGAAACAATATTTAAACAAGGAACTTCTGCAACTCATCTATTAATTTTGACAACAGGTTTGGCAAAATTATACGTGGAAGGTGTTCAGGATAAACAGTTGATAATTAGAATAATTAGACCTTGGGAAATCATTGGGCAGGCATCTTTGTATTTTGATAACAGACATCATTATTCGATTGCCGCACTTGATAATACTACTGCTTGTTTTATTGAAATAAATGCTTTTAAAAAAGCCATTCAATCAAATCCACTATTTGCCGAGGAATTCATTAAGAATTGCACGCAAAAAGGAATCTTTTCTTTTGAAAAAATGGTGAGTTTATCGCAAAAACAAATGCACGGTCGCATAGCCGACGGACTTATTTATCTTTCGGGCAAAGTGTATGAAGCCCTGAACTTTGATTTACATCTTTCAAGGCAAGATGTTGCAGATCTGACAGGCATGTCGAAGGATAGTGCGATTAGAATTCTAAAAGAATTTCATAATGAAGGTATTATTGAATTGGATGGCAGGAAGTTAAAAATATTAAATTACGGACAGCTGGAACGAATTAGCGAAACTGGTTGA
- a CDS encoding GTP-binding protein, with translation MSKIPVTVITGFLGAGKTSLLNHLISSYPNKKFAVIENEFGEVNIDSELVANVKNENIFELSNGCICCSLNDELYVVLKNLIQSNHQFNHLLIETTGIADPGSILASFITDPFIKKEFELDAVICLVDAENAFNLLEKETVLTKQIAISDQILINKTDAAGREKTGAIKTEIEKINKFARIEECVFAKPANKNLLDSFSYDPAKVFQFVLGLEANSNTANKTTHKIESMCYTSSTPMDQMKLGMWLDAFLKFNQDSIYRIKGILFLKGINKRIILQSVHTQIQATVGKVWEEGELKENKIVIIGKNLNKKVIERNLDELLIK, from the coding sequence ATGTCAAAAATTCCAGTTACTGTAATTACCGGTTTCTTAGGTGCAGGAAAAACCAGTCTGCTTAATCACTTAATATCGAGCTATCCTAATAAAAAATTCGCCGTTATCGAAAATGAATTTGGTGAAGTAAACATTGATTCCGAGTTAGTTGCCAACGTTAAAAACGAAAACATTTTTGAATTAAGTAATGGTTGTATTTGCTGCAGTTTGAATGATGAATTGTATGTCGTTTTAAAAAATCTGATTCAATCAAATCATCAATTCAATCACCTGCTTATAGAAACTACCGGAATTGCGGATCCGGGTAGTATTTTAGCTTCATTTATTACCGATCCGTTCATAAAAAAAGAATTTGAATTGGACGCAGTAATTTGTTTGGTTGATGCTGAAAATGCATTTAATCTATTGGAGAAGGAAACTGTTCTAACTAAGCAAATAGCAATATCAGATCAGATATTAATAAATAAAACAGATGCAGCTGGTCGTGAAAAAACAGGTGCGATTAAAACGGAAATTGAAAAGATTAACAAGTTTGCCCGAATTGAAGAATGCGTATTTGCAAAACCGGCAAACAAAAATTTACTTGATTCATTCTCTTATGATCCAGCTAAGGTTTTCCAATTTGTATTAGGACTTGAAGCAAATTCAAATACCGCGAACAAAACAACACATAAAATTGAAAGCATGTGTTACACTTCATCAACTCCAATGGATCAAATGAAATTAGGCATGTGGTTAGACGCATTTCTTAAATTTAATCAGGATAGTATTTACCGAATTAAAGGAATTCTATTTTTAAAAGGAATTAACAAACGAATTATTCTTCAATCCGTACATACTCAAATACAAGCCACTGTTGGAAAAGTTTGGGAAGAAGGTGAATTAAAAGAAAATAAAATTGTAATAATTGGCAAAAATCTGAATAAAAAAGTAATTGAACGAAATCTTGATGAACTTCTTATAAAATAA
- a CDS encoding nitroreductase family protein, translating into MNFKELIQKRYSVRSYQPKEIEHEKLIKILEAGQIAPSAVNNQPWHFILIREPENHRKFSEIYHREWFNEAPVYIVICGDHSQSWKRSEDGKDHCDIDVAIAIDHMTLQATELGLGTCWICNFHVQKCIDFFNLPDYIEPVAILSLGYPSDRIPPQKKRKSLNEIVHWEKF; encoded by the coding sequence ATGAATTTTAAAGAACTTATCCAGAAAAGATATTCAGTCCGCTCCTATCAACCGAAAGAGATAGAGCATGAAAAATTAATTAAAATATTAGAAGCCGGACAAATTGCGCCTTCAGCAGTGAACAATCAGCCTTGGCATTTTATTCTAATTCGTGAACCTGAGAATCACAGAAAATTCTCTGAAATTTATCATCGTGAATGGTTTAATGAAGCTCCTGTTTATATCGTGATTTGTGGCGATCACTCTCAATCATGGAAAAGAAGTGAAGACGGCAAAGATCATTGTGATATTGATGTTGCAATTGCTATCGATCACATGACTCTTCAGGCAACAGAACTTGGCTTGGGAACTTGTTGGATCTGTAATTTTCACGTTCAGAAATGCATTGATTTTTTTAATCTGCCTGATTATATTGAGCCTGTTGCGATTCTATCCTTAGGATATCCATCGGACAGGATACCACCTCAAAAGAAAAGAAAATCATTAAATGAAATTGTTCACTGGGAAAAGTTTTAA
- a CDS encoding MFS transporter — MFQYLMLLVIAATAGHQGWRTLFNNFAVEEVGINGFQVGVIQSVREIPGFLALLVVYLLLVIKEHRLSALAVLFVGLGVALTGFFPSFLGLIITTVIMSVGFHYFETTNKSLTLQYFTIEQAPVVFAKQRSWSAIANISMGAFVYAIAHFISLQASFILIGAVVFCLGIWAFFWDPADKNIPLQNKGMVVRKRYWLFYVLNFLSGARRQIFVVFAVFMLVQKYYYTVQDVAILFVMNNVIAYFVSPMIAKGINRYGERKMLSLEYIGLVFVFLGYAYIENALIVAGLYILDHIFFGFSMGINTYFQKTGDAKDIAPSMAVGFTINHISAVVIPVVGGLLWMVNWRIPFVFGAILCLVSLGFVQKIRTNTKI, encoded by the coding sequence ATGTTCCAATATCTGATGTTGTTGGTAATAGCTGCCACGGCGGGACATCAGGGATGGAGAACCTTATTTAACAATTTCGCGGTAGAGGAAGTTGGAATTAATGGATTTCAGGTTGGAGTTATTCAATCGGTAAGGGAAATACCTGGTTTTCTGGCTCTTTTGGTTGTGTATCTGTTACTAGTGATCAAAGAACATCGTTTGTCGGCATTAGCGGTTTTATTTGTTGGTTTGGGAGTTGCTTTAACCGGCTTTTTTCCTTCGTTTTTAGGTTTAATAATTACAACAGTTATCATGTCTGTTGGATTTCATTATTTCGAGACAACAAATAAATCTTTAACACTTCAGTATTTTACGATTGAGCAGGCACCTGTTGTATTTGCTAAGCAAAGAAGTTGGTCAGCCATAGCAAATATTAGTATGGGTGCTTTTGTTTATGCAATTGCGCATTTTATTTCACTGCAAGCAAGCTTTATTTTAATTGGTGCGGTTGTTTTTTGTCTTGGCATTTGGGCATTTTTCTGGGATCCGGCAGATAAAAATATTCCACTTCAAAATAAGGGGATGGTTGTAAGAAAAAGATACTGGCTTTTTTATGTTTTGAATTTTTTGAGTGGTGCCCGTCGTCAGATTTTTGTTGTGTTTGCTGTTTTTATGCTGGTGCAAAAGTATTATTATACCGTTCAGGATGTAGCAATTCTATTTGTAATGAATAACGTTATAGCCTATTTTGTTTCACCCATGATTGCAAAAGGAATCAATCGATACGGAGAACGAAAAATGTTATCACTGGAATATATTGGATTGGTTTTCGTCTTTTTAGGGTATGCTTATATTGAAAATGCTCTTATTGTAGCCGGATTATATATTTTGGATCATATCTTTTTCGGTTTTTCAATGGGAATCAATACGTATTTTCAGAAAACAGGTGATGCAAAAGATATTGCGCCATCAATGGCGGTGGGTTTTACGATTAATCACATATCTGCAGTAGTTATACCTGTTGTTGGAGGTTTGTTGTGGATGGTAAACTGGAGAATTCCGTTTGTATTTGGCGCCATCCTTTGTCTTGTATCACTTGGATTTGTTCAAAAAATAAGAACAAATACTAAAATTTAA
- a CDS encoding YchJ family protein: MANNCFCGNNIAYNVCCGAIHSGKRKAVTAEDLMRSRYSAFVLADVDYILATYSSETCPSDQKKEILEWTQSVEWLGLKVIHTEKGKEFDSVGWVEFQAGFIEKGQKQIMHEKSFFHKESGVWVYVSGEYPKLNKEGKENLPNRNDLCFCGSGKKFKKCCLK; encoded by the coding sequence ATGGCGAATAATTGTTTTTGTGGCAATAACATAGCATACAATGTGTGTTGTGGTGCAATTCATTCCGGCAAAAGAAAAGCGGTTACGGCAGAAGATCTAATGCGCAGCAGGTATTCTGCTTTTGTTCTTGCTGATGTTGATTACATTTTAGCTACTTATTCATCTGAAACATGTCCTTCCGATCAGAAAAAGGAGATTCTCGAATGGACTCAGTCCGTTGAGTGGCTTGGATTGAAAGTGATTCACACCGAGAAAGGAAAAGAATTTGATTCAGTTGGATGGGTAGAATTTCAGGCCGGTTTTATAGAAAAAGGACAGAAGCAAATTATGCACGAAAAATCCTTTTTCCATAAGGAGAGTGGAGTTTGGGTTTATGTTTCCGGTGAATATCCAAAGCTTAATAAGGAGGGAAAAGAGAATTTACCAAATAGAAATGATCTGTGTTTTTGTGGAAGTGGCAAAAAGTTTAAAAAGTGTTGTTTAAAATAA